ctctctcttagTAAAATCTTGAGTTTAACAGTTTTCAAACTCCAGTGTGACCAGTTTTCATCAAGGTAGAAACCAACAACATTTTTGCTTATCAACAGCAGAAAGTAGctctgaaataaaacagctgctgtggttttggTCAGACCTGAGTGCTAATAGAAAATGCAGCAAGTATATGATCTAGGTCTAAAATGTCTGGAGTTGTGGCTCAAGGAAAGGAAGTGCAGCTGTTGCAtcatgttacttttttttttccaccctccacctcctcctggcAGCTGCGGGAAACCAGCAAAGAATAGAGCCGCTGCAATTAAGGCCAAATTTGCCTTTCAACAACCCACTCTGCATGTTGGAAGACTGACCCTCCACGGCTTCTCATCCTCCAACATTGCAGAGTGGGTGGGAAGCATCCCAGTTTATTCTCAGTGCTCCCTCCATCATCACACAGTACATCTCAGAGGATGCAGCTCGCTTAAAGTTAGAAATTATACATTCATTTAAGATAAAGTCCAGAAAGTTAAATGCATGAAAGGGTAGAACAGTTTATTCTGTTAAATGTCACTGTGACGGACTTGCTGTTGCCAGAATAACAGTTCAATGTCTCGCACACCCACTCTTCAGCAGACAGGTCATAAAGTAAATGGTAATTGAATTAAACTAGCTTATTAAACTAACTTATGCATGGATAGACTTGCCACCAACATTTAGAAacaatgattaatcaattttaCAGGAACTTTACTATCAATAAAAACTTTGCATTTGTCTTTGAAAGAACAACCTGTTACACTATAGTCATAGTATTACAGTAAAAATACCTGTCAGTTTTTTCAGGTGTCAAttatttttaaacctttgtttttaaatcaacaaaaaTTGTCAGATGATACATATTAAATTTAGCATCATTTTGCTCAAGCAGTTTAGCCAATCTGACAATATTTAACAAAGCTATTCCAAGTTAagtttccgtgtgtgtgtgtgtgtgtgtgtgtgtgtgtgctcgtgtgcaTGTGATCTCTTTTCCAGTGTTCAAGGTTACAGGGCAGTGAAATCAAGCGGGACTGCCAAGTCTTGTGTGTACATTTGCAAAGACGTGCCTGTATGGTTGCATAAGAGTGAAAGAATACACCTCTGACCCCAACCAGATACCGTCCCACCAAATCACAGCCATAAATTACAGTCCATTCCTCTTTGTTTATCAAACGGCTCGCTCCCCACCTTCCCGCCCTGCTGCACTTATTTGTTACAACTCTATAACAAATACATTCAGCAGATGCTTACTGTTAAATTATTACTGTACTCAGTGTTTGACTACgatgaaggaaaaagaaaactgtttggctttgtgaaatatattttattgttgtaatcaacaggagattttttttatcacttgtCTGTCAATTTATAAGTTGTTGTCTCACACAACAAACTAAACCCTGCAAGGAGAAAGTAAGGTGCGACTTAAAGTCAAGATTGCTTCAAATGCATTTAGTGGAAGACAGCAAGAAGAGGTCAAAGTAATTCAATTCAGAAGATGTTATTATGTCATTTCAGTCAAATAAAGCAAAGGGAGTAtttctactttcttttttttttgctcaagaAACTTATGATATTCACACTGATCTTTTAAACAATGTATTAACACTTAGTGTAGTAAGATTATaacccctcccaaaaaaaagaaaagaaacaatttaTTTACAATAATGGCCTGATAAACGTACAGATTAGAGTTCTTCCTTCTCGTTATACATACAGGCAGTCCTTGGCCCTGCTCTTGGCACAAATGGCAATGGAACCACCATTTGTTTTCTGGAACAAGCCTATTCTGATGTTTTCAGCACAAGTCAGCAAGatataaatacaaatgtgtCAGAATTTGCTGAAATGGCAGTAAGGTGTATAAGTTTACCCTCGTGGAGCTTTTAGTTTGAGAAATGTGGAGGGACAACTAATTCATCTCACCTGGGATAAGTGAAACTGTGGTTACACAGTCTGACCTAATATCTTCATTACTTGTACAttatttgaaagaaagaaaataatgccACTGCAAGGGCACGGATAAACAACAAAAGCTGTTACAAATAACATCAACTCGATACTAGAACCAAATTaacatattaataataatatataataatataaagtgCATCTAGCCAAGGTTTTTTTGGAGGCCAGTAACTTTACCAAGCAGCAAATTAATTTACGTGTTGCCACGTGTGTGATCTGCCACAGCATGAGCAGACCAGAGTGAAACTAGGGCACTCACGGTCCTCCCTCAGAgccgtgtatgtgtgtacgaAACACATGATTACAATTAAGCAAATGTTTCCTGAATGCCTGCTGGGCCGCTGTTTTTCACAACTGTTGGTTTAATAATATACCAACAAATTTTCTCAGGGTATGGTttgatttctgatttctgaGATCATGCATGGTGACATAATCCTCAAACTCAACTTTGCAATTTTTCCAATTATTTTTTCACAATCTGTTACCTTTTGAAATCCATGAGATTAAGTGTATTATCTGTTTAGCTATAATGACATTATCATTGCACGATACTGCATCTAAATCTGAGTTAGAGCTGGTTAAAGACTTCCTGATCAGTCACAAAAATATCTATCTTGCACAAGTGATTACAGACCATATAAATGCACCAAAACATATGTTCCGTGTAAATCTAAAACATTCAAGAGTCATTGATGTGTTGGctttaaatcagttttcagGTGTTTGAAGAAATGGTAAAACTGTATATCTGTGTATACTGTGTTTGGTGTTGTGTGTCAGGGCTTCCCTATTTCATTTTTTGGCTTTGGGCTTTTAACTCAATATAGAGCAGTGATGTGACACGATATTACTCCACTTTGTCTCCCATGGGTCATGCACATGACAGGGTTTCACTGCAGATGACTTAAATTAGACTCTTCTATTGCCTGTTGGGGCGTTCCAAAATACTAAAATGTGAGACTTTACTGTAAAACTGTCCTgttcttgctttgtttttatgtccTGAGGTCACAGACAGGGCTCAGCTTTGAGGTGTGTGTCATTTGTCTTTGgtaattttgaatttttagATTCATACAGGTCATAATGATTTCTTTTTGACCTGCAGCACAACATTTATAAAGAGACAAGGTCTCATCTGTGAAATATAGTGTACAGTTGTGACTTTCTGTTCAGAACAAATACTGCATCTGAGAAGAACTGAAGTGAATTTTCGTTGACCATTCGCTTATCTCCAGCAACTGCATAATCATAGCTTAGCAAACGTCACAATGCTCAGCaggcctgtcaagctttggatttctccaAATGTTGTTCTGTGGAAGTTGGTGTCTCTTTTTTAACCCTCTCCAAAACCAAAAGTACAAAAGCAATTGTGTAAGGAATGGATTAACCAGTGTGTTTCTTGACTCTAACGTAAGCTGCAAACATTAGAGTGTCCGGCTTGCTAGCTTTACCTATAGTAATACCTAATCCAGCGTTACTTCAGGGAAAGTAACAGGGAAGCAGGGCTTAGCAAATTCGATCTGCTTTCTCTCCAGCAACAAAGTTTCTAGTAAACTGTTAAAGAAATTACATACTCCTCTACTGCTCAGGTCAAAGGTTTCCTGATGGCTGAAATGTAAAGACAGTGATAGTTTTCCCTGTTAGTATGCATAAATGTGTTTTCCCGTTTTGTGATGGATGTTTGTAATTCTACCTTTTCATGTGTCTCCCATAGTTACATCTAGTCCATACTGAATGTATGCACATCAGCCACTGACATTATATAATGTAGAATATTTAGAGTCTTAATGTTCACGTAAATCCACTGTTGATCTCCACATCTGTTTGTACCAGATGAGTCTGGAGAAATATTCCCAAGTTTTCTAAACGTCATCTGCAAAGTGTCAATTTCACTCCACACTCAGTTGTAGATCATATTTTGGAGGACTGTGAACAGCACCTACAGACAGTCCCATCAAAATTATCAAACATGTCTCAAAATATCCATACAAAACTATGCTATAGTCATGCATTTTATTTCTAAGATCTGCAAACTGAAACgttacagtttttgtttgcattCAATAAAGCTCAGTAACCATCTCAGGGAAGCAAAGTTCATCCAGTGAGAAATGTGAGTTTCAGTCTTGCTTGTATGATGGAGATCAGTACAGCTGATCCTGCACCTGCAGCAGTAATGTCGTCAGTGGTGTCCTCATGTCAGTGGAGTGACAGTCACAGGGCTCTTCACATGATACCTGCATTGCTCTGCActcaaaaacaagcaaaacaagcAACAGCCAAAGGTTAAATCTCTGATTCTCTACCTGAGGACATTTGCTCACCTCTACGAGTGGTCGGCTCATTCACCAGCTCTGTTgaacacttcctgtcttcctctttctctacctctccctcatcctcctcatccctgCTGATGAAGGCCAGCTCATTCTCATAGCAGAAGGAGTTGGCACCAGACGCTGGGaattttctctcctccatttcctTGGCACTGCATCTAGGAGTGGAtggaacttcaaatgttttgtgaAAATAGGCATAATCTATCCTGTACTGGCTCTTCTCCTCAAAGATGACGGGCTCAAAGCGGTGACCCCACAAGATCTCAGAGGACAGGTAGGAGCTGCGTGCCTGCGTCGTCATGGCTGTGGCTTCCACCAGCCCTTCGAGTATAATTACGATCTCAAAATCAGATGTTTCCAGATCTTGCTTACTGATGCCAAACAGGGGACTTTCTTCATCAATCTCATGTATGACAGTAAGGGGTGCAACCAGGAACAGGCGGTCTGTGCCTTTGTCATAGCCCACGTTCATGTCAATCTGATCCAGGGGGATATACTCGCCTTCCTCTGTGTAACGGGGCTTGACGAGCTGGGCGCGCACATGAGCTTCCACAATGTGGCTCTTCCTTAAATTAGCAACCCGAAACATGAGACACAGCTTCCCATCGCGTAAAGCGATGACTGCGTTGTGGCTGAATAGTAGAGTCTGTGCTCGCTTTTTGGGCCGCGCCATCTTGGCCATGATAGCCCCAATCATAAAGGCGTCGATGATGCAGCCCATGATGGACTGAAAGACAACCATGAAGACAGCAGCCGGGCATTCCTCTGTCACACAACGAGCACCATACCCAATGGTTGTCTGGGTCTCAATAGAGAACAGGAAAGCTGCCACAAAGGTGTTGACCTGAGTGACACAAGGAACAAAATTGTCGTCCACCCCAGCGTGGTCCATGTCACCGTGTAGGAGGCCAATGACCCAGAATGCCATGCCAAATGTTAACCAGGACATCACAAACACCATGCTGAACAGCAGGAACATGTATCGCCAGCGGATGTCCACACAAGTTGtgaaaatgtcagatatgtACCGCTGTGACTTCTCATCCATGTTTGAGAAGTGGATGTTGCATTGGCCAGTCTTGGTGACGAACCGCCCATGGTACTTGCGTCTCGTGTGGATCTTGCCATTGCCGAAGCTGCACACAGCAGGCATGTTACTTAGTCTCAGGCCTTCTTCTTCACAGGACACGAAGCTGTGGTGGTGGGCCCTTCCCACACTCATGCCTCAGTGGGGCACAGCCACGTTTGCTTCACACTATCAGCCCAGCTCATACAAAACTGACCAGGCTCGCAGGAATTGCCCgtccaacacacacagtgtcagctgGAATTGAGACGTGAGGCACAACTGTAGTTTCCTGTAAAGGAAGCACAGGTAAAATATTAATACGCAATATTATGTATCACCTGTCTAcacaataatttttttaaagtacaaggacacaaaaggaaaagtggaaaatattttgAGCTTTCTTAAGCAAAAGATAACTACACAGTGAATTTATAATTCACACCTCTCCTATAGTACATTAACAAATGTGGAACAGTGTCCAAACTCAGTAGATGGTAAGTGCTCAATGTTATCATTGTGCAACATGTTCACTGGTCAAATCCAGTGAAAATGATGTACACTTCAAGTTCCCCTTTATGGGCCTTTGGCATGAgattaaatttttttctctaatcctacatttcctcttttccacatttccatttttactCATTAAAGACAGATTTCTGGTATTTATGATACGTAAAAACATGCTTCTCTCAGGAGTCACTCGCTGTAATCGCTAACAGTTTTAGAACCAGGTTTCTAATAATAGCTTCCGGTTTACAAAGCTTTCCCAGCCAAAGCACACTGTATTTTCACTtaattgtttttcactgttgatTTAGTGAGGACTCCTTTGattgttttttcctctcagtaCAGTCAAAATGGGATTTAAACTTGCAATAATCTGTTTTGCAGCTGCCTAGATGTTGATTAATTTATACCACACTATTTATATCACACTAAACATGAAAGTTATtgtaaacagatttaaaattaTAAACAGATTTTCAAACTGTCTTCTGTTTTTGACAACTTTGTTTCAGGCTAAGACATTTAACCTTGCTTTAAAAGATACTGttattacatttcatttctaatGTATCATTTCATAGCATGTATatgaatttcattttcagtcttacctctctttctctccttctctactGGAAATACTCTGGTATATAAGATACATTTTTCTCTGATCAACAAGGTACAGAAATAGCCAGCTAATCCAATGTCCTGCCATTTTATGTGACGtatcttctccttcctccagctGGCACAACTATTAGAGTCACTGGAGTACAGTGATGAGGCTGTGTGATTCCCCTGTGATACTGAATTGGAAAATAATATGGGTAGAGAATTGTGGGGCACAGAATTGGGTATCATAGaagaaacagcttcagaaaCAAATGGTTTGATGGTAGGAATCAATGGGGCCGCTTTAAGCAcattaatggaaaaaatatcCTGATCTCTGCCAACTGCAGCCTTCAGAACACCCAGCATAGTGCGCTGTTATTTCTAACTTTTGCTGAGATAGAAATAAAAGT
The window above is part of the Toxotes jaculatrix isolate fToxJac2 chromosome 18, fToxJac2.pri, whole genome shotgun sequence genome. Proteins encoded here:
- the kcnj12b gene encoding ATP-sensitive inward rectifier potassium channel 12 isoform X2 produces the protein MSVGRAHHHSFVSCEEEGLRLSNMPAVCSFGNGKIHTRRKYHGRFVTKTGQCNIHFSNMDEKSQRYISDIFTTCVDIRWRYMFLLFSMVFVMSWLTFGMAFWVIGLLHGDMDHAGVDDNFVPCVTQVNTFVAAFLFSIETQTTIGYGARCVTEECPAAVFMVVFQSIMGCIIDAFMIGAIMAKMARPKKRAQTLLFSHNAVIALRDGKLCLMFRVANLRKSHIVEAHVRAQLVKPRYTEEGEYIPLDQIDMNVGYDKGTDRLFLVAPLTVIHEIDEESPLFGISKQDLETSDFEIVIILEGLVEATAMTTQARSSYLSSEILWGHRFEPVIFEEKSQYRIDYAYFHKTFEVPSTPRCSAKEMEERKFPASGANSFCYENELAFISRDEEDEGEVEKEEDRKCSTELSNAGIM
- the kcnj12b gene encoding ATP-sensitive inward rectifier potassium channel 12 isoform X1 — encoded protein: MSVGRAHHHSFVSCEEEGLRLSNMPAVCSFGNGKIHTRRKYHGRFVTKTGQCNIHFSNMDEKSQRYISDIFTTCVDIRWRYMFLLFSMVFVMSWLTFGMAFWVIGLLHGDMDHAGVDDNFVPCVTQVNTFVAAFLFSIETQTTIGYGARCVTEECPAAVFMVVFQSIMGCIIDAFMIGAIMAKMARPKKRAQTLLFSHNAVIALRDGKLCLMFRVANLRKSHIVEAHVRAQLVKPRYTEEGEYIPLDQIDMNVGYDKGTDRLFLVAPLTVIHEIDEESPLFGISKQDLETSDFEIVIILEGLVEATAMTTQARSSYLSSEILWGHRFEPVIFEEKSQYRIDYAYFHKTFEVPSTPRCSAKEMEERKFPASGANSFCYENELAFISRDEEDEGEVEKEEDRKCSTELVNEPTTRRGEQMSSGRESEI